TTGTGGCTTATCTTTTAAGCTGGAAATAGCACGCTCAGCCTCATCAAGACTGTTTAATACTTGGCGGCAATGCTGATAGTAAACTGTACCTTCTTCGGTTAACGATACTTTACGAGTGGTGCGATAAAATAATTTGGTGTTTAAACGATTTTCAAGCTGACTGATTTGTCGACTCACTTGCGCAGTTGAAATACTTAAACGCTTACCCGCCACCGTAAAACTGTCAGTTTCGGCCACAGCCACAAACTCAAAAATGCCTTCCCACTTCATCATTATTACATTCTCGTAAAAGTCATTTGCAAAATAAGCTAATTATCATTGTATGATAAACAAATACAATAGCTAAATACACTACACTGTAGTAATACCTCTTAACCATGTTGACCATGGTCGTTAATGTTAAGGAAATCATTTATGTCAGCACAATTTATAAAATCAAAAGCCGCTATTGCTTGGGGACCAGGCCAGCCACTATCGGTAGAAGAAGTCGACGTAATGTACCCAAAAGCGGGTGAAGTGATGGTACGTATTGTGGCATCAGGTGTTTGTCATACCGATGCTTTCACGCTTTCAGGTGATGATCCTGAAGGGGTATTCCCAGCCATTCTTGGTCATGAAGGCGGCGGTATTGTTCACATGGTCGGTGAAGGCGTGACTAGCGTACAAGTTGGCGATCATGTTATTCCGTTATACACAGCAGAATGTGGAAAATGTAAATTCTGTACCTCAGGTAAAACCAACCTCTGTAGTGCCGTTCGTGCGACCCAAGGTAAAGGACTTATGCCTGATGGCACCACACGTTTCTTTAAAGATGGCGAGCCAATCTTCCATTATATGGGCTGCTCAACTTTCTCGGAATACACAGTATTACCAGAAATATCATTAGCTAAAGTTAACCCAAGTGCGCCACTTGAAGAAGTCTGTCTACTGGGTTGTGGTGTCACCACAGGCATTGGTGCGGTACTTAAAACAGCTAAAGTTCAACCTGGCGATACGGTTGCTATTTTTGGTTTAGGTGGCATTGGTTTATCGGCCATTATTGGCGCGACTATGGCAAGAGCTAGCCGCATTATTGGTATTGATTTAAACGAATCAAAATTTGAATTGGCTAAAAAACTTGGCGCGACTGACTGTATTAATCCTAAGGATTTTGATAAACCAATCCAAGATGTGATTGTTGAAATGACCGACGGTGGTGTCGATTTCTCATTTGAATGTATTGGTAACGTCAATGTAATGCGCAGTGCATTAGAGTGCTGCCATAAAGGCTGGGGCGAGTCGGTGATTATTGGTGTTGCTGGTGCCGGCCAAGAAATATCAACCCGTCCATTCCAGTTAGTCACTGGTCGTGTATGGCGTGGCAGTGCATTTGGTGGCGTTAAAGGACGCAGTGAGTTACCTGGTATTGTTGAACAATACTTAGCGGGTGAGTTTAAGTTAGACCAATTTATTACTCACACCATGGGCCTTGAAGGTATTAACGAAGCATTTGATTTAATGCACAAAGGCGAAAGTATTCGAAGTGTGATTCACTTTGCTAAGTAATATTTAATTGCTCATCACAGGCGCAGTTAAGGGTAAAGTCACTTAACTGCGTTCTGACAAATAAGGACACATAATGACCATTGAAAGTATCAGCAGTACCAAAGCATTTGGTGGTTGGCATAAACAATATAGTCATCATTCAAGCACACTTAATTGTGCAATGCGGTTTGCCATTTACTTGCCGCCCCAAGCAGAAAGCCAAGCAGTACCTGTTTTATATTGGTTGTCAGGACTCACCTGTACTGATGAAAATTTTATGCAAAAAGCAGGTGCACAACGTATAGCAGCTGAATTAGGTATGGCGATAGTCGCACCCGATACTAGCCCACGAGGAGAAGGCGTCGCAGATGATCCCGACGGCGCTTATGACTTTGGTTTAGGTGCAGGCTTTTATCTTAATGCTACCAAACCGCCATTTAGTCAGCATTATCAAATGTATGATTACGTGGTTAACGAATTGCCGGCTTTGATTGAAGCTCATTTTCCGGTAACAGAACAGCGTAGTATAAGCGGCCATTCCATGGGTGGACATGGTGCCTTAACCATCGCACTTAAAAATCCGCACCGATATAATAGCTTGTCAGCATTTAGTCCAATTTGTCATCCAATGGACTGTCCTTGGGGTATAAAAGCATTTCGTGGCTACTTAGGTGATGATCAGCAACAATGGCAGCAATACGACAGCTGTGAGTTGATGGCTAAAAGCCAGCAATTTGTGCCTGCGCTGGTGGACCAAGGCAGTAAGGACAACTTTTTAGACGAACAACTAAAACCGCAAATCTTAGTGCAAGCCGCTAAAAACAAAGGCTACCCGCTAGAACTAAGAATGCAGCCAGGCTATGACCACAGCTATTATTTTATCGCGACCTTTATTGAAGACCATCTGCGTTTTCATGCAAAGCACTTAGCGCTTTTATAGACAGCTACTGTCATTAAAATAAAAACGAGCCCTTCAGGCTCGTTTTTTTATCTCTATGAATACCCTAATGACTTTTTTCTAAGCGAGAAAAATAATCTTTTGCTGCAGCCCTAACCTTAGGCGCCAGCAATAAAGCAGACGTCATAGTCGGTATTGCCATTAACGCGTAAGCGGCATCAATAATGTTAACAATTTCTTGCAAGCTAGCCGTTGCGGCAAACAAAATGGCTAATAAATAAAAGTATTGGTAAAAACGGATACGTTTACGCCCAAATAGAAACGCAAAACACTGACCACCATAAAATGCTTGAGTAAATATGGTACTAATGCTGAAAAATATCACACATAAAATAAGTAAATACGGCCCAACACCAGGCATAGTAATTTCAAAAGCTTGCGCCGATAAATTAACCCCTTCAGCTTCAGTACCTTGCCAAACACCCGAGATTAAAATAATCATAGCAGTGGCAGTACAAACCAATAGAGTATCAATAGCAGGGCCTAACATGGCCACTAAGCCTTCTTTAACTGGTTCATTGGTTTTGGCACTACCATGAGCCATAACCTCAGTGCCTATCCCAGCCTCGTTTGAGAATGCAGCACGACGAATACCAATTAGCATAGTCCCTAAAATACCGCCACCTACTGAATTTAATGAAAAAGCCTCGGAGAAAACAAGACTAAAATATCCCGGTATTTGCTCAATATTTGTCACTATTACATACGCAGCGCAGCTCATGTAAATTAAGATCATTAATGGCACAACTTTAGATGCTACTGTCGCGATCCGCTTAATACCGCCTAAAATCACGCTGGCAACAATCACCATCACCACAATACCTAAGCTTAAATCGAGCCAAAAAGTGGATTGATCGGCAGGAAAATGACCTGGTTTAACAAATACCCATTCACGAATGATCTGCACTAATTGATTAGAATTGAATAAAGGAAAGTTACCAATTAAACCAACAACGCAGAAAAACACGGCTAAAAAATGCCATTTTTTACTCAATCCTTGGGTAATGATGTACATAGGACCACCCTGCACATCACCATTCTCATCTTTACCGCGGTACATAATGGCTAAGGTACAGGTAAAAAACTTGGTTGCCATACCAACAATAGCGCTAATCCACATCCAAAAAATAGCCCCTGGGCCACCCACCATAATGGCAACAGCGACACTACCAATATTGCCCATTCCCACGGTACCAGCCATGGCACTGGATAACGCCCCAGCATGACTAATATGACCTTCGGCGCCATCATCAGGATACTTGCCCCTAACGACATTAATCGCGTGACCTATATAGCGAAAAGGCACAAATCGAGAGTAAATAAGGAAGAATAACCCGCCGCCGACGAGTAAAATAAGCATGTGTGGACCCCATGCAAGGTCGGCAAATTGTTTAGTTATTTCAGCAATATTCATTAAAACCTGTTGTTATATTGTTAAATAGAGCTTAAGAAAATACTGATATTACCCACACAGCGCAATGAAAAATAAGCGTAAAATAGATGAATAAATTTAATCATTGGAAATCAACATGACAAAAATAGCATTATTAGTAGGCACAACATTAGGCGGTTCAGAATATGTTGCCGATGAAATGGCAGCTCAACTAACTCAGTTAGATCATCAAACAGAGGTATTTATAGAGCCAAATTTGGATGAATTAGCTGATTTTTCACTGTGGATCATTGTCTGTTCTACTCATGGAGCTGGCGATCTACCCGATAATATCGTGCCTTTTTATCAACAATTAATGATCGAAAAGCCCGATCTTAGTCATATTAAGTTCGCATTGTGTGCAATTGGCGACTCAAGCTATGATACTTTTTGCCAAGGACCTGAGAAAATCATCGCACAACTTTTACAGCATGGATCAAATGCTATTGTGGATAAGCTCCAAATCGATGTACAACACAATCCTATCCCTGAAGAACCTGCTCTAGCGTGGTTGTTACAATGGCAGCATCTTATCTAAACACCAATAACCCCGATCTTATCTTGCATAAATCATGATCAATCCACAGATTAGATCACACTTACCCACAATATAACCTTTATAAGTATAACTTTGTGGATAAGCTATTATTTTTAGCGATCATAACTCTGTACTATTCACACTCCGATCCGCTCAATGATCACCCTTGTGGATAAGTAGCCGATCTATCCCCATGTTATCTTGAGTTTGATCGCGATCAGATCACAGGTTAGTTTTTACTTTACTATATGATTTTAATAAGGAATAAAAGTTATCAACAGAAAAGTCCGATCCTAATAATAAACATAATAAAAAGATCTATATAAAGATCTTAAGATCTATTAAGCAAACCGCATATTGATCAATCAATGAAAAATGATCGTTCACGTTAAGACAAGCAAGTGCTAAAATGATCCAATCGAAAAAAGATTAAATTCGAATTCAACTTTCTTAGCTATCAAAGGTCAGATAATGCATTTTCATGAACGGTTTGATGTAATTGTTGTAGGTGGTGGTCATGCCGGAACTGAAGCCGCACTTGCTGCTGCAAGAATGGGCTCAAAAACATTATTGTTAACCCACAACATCGACACACTTGGGCAAATGTCTTGCAACCCTGCTATCGGCGGAATAGGTAAAGGCCATTTAGTTAAAGAAATTGATGCTTTGGGCGGTGCTATGGCAACAGCTACTGACTTTGCAGGCATTCAATTTAGAACATTAAATTCAAGCAAAGGCCCAGCCGTTCGTGCAACACGAGCCCAAGCAGACAGAGCTTTATATCGCCAAAAGATCCAAAGTATTTTACAGAACCAAGTTAACTTACGTATTTTTCAACAAGCTGTAGACGATTTAGTTGTTGAAAATAATAAAGTTGTTGGTGTAGTGACTCAAATGGGACTAGCATTTGAAGCGCCAGCGATCGTATTAACGACAGGCACATTTTTAAGCGGCAAAATTCATATTGGAATGCAAAATTACAGTGGTGGTAGAGCGGGTGATCCTCCAGCCATTGCGTTAGCAAATCGATTACGTGAATTAAATATACGTGTTGGTCGCTTAAAAACCGGTACACCACCACGTATCGATGCCAATAGCATAGATTTTTCACAAATGACCGAACAAAAGGGTGATACACCATTACCAGTTATGTCATTTATTGGTGATGTCAGCCAACATCCAAGACAAATTTCATGTTTTATTACTCATACCAATGAGAAAACCCACGATATTATTCGTGGTGGATTAGATCGCAGCCCTATGTATTCTGGCGTGATTGAAGGGATCGGGCCCCGTTACTGTCCATCGATTGAAGATAAAATTCATCGTTTTGCAGATAAATCGTCACATCAGATCTTTATTGAGCCTGAAGGGTTAAGCACTAATGAGATCTATCCAAACGGTATCTCAACCAGTTTGCCATTTGACGTACAGTTAAATTTAGTTCGATCAATTAAAGGTATGGAAAACGCTGAAATTATGCGCCCAGGGCTATGCGATTGAATATGACTATTTTGATCCTCGCGATCTTAAAAACTCATTAGAAACTAAGGCTATT
The Shewanella vesiculosa DNA segment above includes these coding regions:
- a CDS encoding S-(hydroxymethyl)glutathione dehydrogenase/class III alcohol dehydrogenase, whose amino-acid sequence is MSAQFIKSKAAIAWGPGQPLSVEEVDVMYPKAGEVMVRIVASGVCHTDAFTLSGDDPEGVFPAILGHEGGGIVHMVGEGVTSVQVGDHVIPLYTAECGKCKFCTSGKTNLCSAVRATQGKGLMPDGTTRFFKDGEPIFHYMGCSTFSEYTVLPEISLAKVNPSAPLEEVCLLGCGVTTGIGAVLKTAKVQPGDTVAIFGLGGIGLSAIIGATMARASRIIGIDLNESKFELAKKLGATDCINPKDFDKPIQDVIVEMTDGGVDFSFECIGNVNVMRSALECCHKGWGESVIIGVAGAGQEISTRPFQLVTGRVWRGSAFGGVKGRSELPGIVEQYLAGEFKLDQFITHTMGLEGINEAFDLMHKGESIRSVIHFAK
- the fghA gene encoding S-formylglutathione hydrolase; protein product: MTIESISSTKAFGGWHKQYSHHSSTLNCAMRFAIYLPPQAESQAVPVLYWLSGLTCTDENFMQKAGAQRIAAELGMAIVAPDTSPRGEGVADDPDGAYDFGLGAGFYLNATKPPFSQHYQMYDYVVNELPALIEAHFPVTEQRSISGHSMGGHGALTIALKNPHRYNSLSAFSPICHPMDCPWGIKAFRGYLGDDQQQWQQYDSCELMAKSQQFVPALVDQGSKDNFLDEQLKPQILVQAAKNKGYPLELRMQPGYDHSYYFIATFIEDHLRFHAKHLALL
- a CDS encoding sodium:alanine symporter family protein, producing the protein MNIAEITKQFADLAWGPHMLILLVGGGLFFLIYSRFVPFRYIGHAINVVRGKYPDDGAEGHISHAGALSSAMAGTVGMGNIGSVAVAIMVGGPGAIFWMWISAIVGMATKFFTCTLAIMYRGKDENGDVQGGPMYIITQGLSKKWHFLAVFFCVVGLIGNFPLFNSNQLVQIIREWVFVKPGHFPADQSTFWLDLSLGIVVMVIVASVILGGIKRIATVASKVVPLMILIYMSCAAYVIVTNIEQIPGYFSLVFSEAFSLNSVGGGILGTMLIGIRRAAFSNEAGIGTEVMAHGSAKTNEPVKEGLVAMLGPAIDTLLVCTATAMIILISGVWQGTEAEGVNLSAQAFEITMPGVGPYLLILCVIFFSISTIFTQAFYGGQCFAFLFGRKRIRFYQYFYLLAILFAATASLQEIVNIIDAAYALMAIPTMTSALLLAPKVRAAAKDYFSRLEKSH
- the mioC gene encoding FMN-binding protein MioC, with protein sequence MTKIALLVGTTLGGSEYVADEMAAQLTQLDHQTEVFIEPNLDELADFSLWIIVCSTHGAGDLPDNIVPFYQQLMIEKPDLSHIKFALCAIGDSSYDTFCQGPEKIIAQLLQHGSNAIVDKLQIDVQHNPIPEEPALAWLLQWQHLI